A stretch of DNA from Granulicella pectinivorans:
GGTAGTGTCCCTGCTGGGGGACGCGGTACTTGACGAGGAGGCAGGTGACGCCGAGGGAGTTCAGCCACTCGCAGACTTCGGTGCCCTCGATGTTGTAGGCGAGCCGGATGTAAGCTCCGCCGGGAAAGACGAGGGCTGCCGCGCCTGTGTTGTGTGCGGCATCGGGCTGGTAGACGGAGAGCAGTGGCTTGCTCACATTGGTAACGCGAATCGTTACTTTTCCGGAGACGATGCGGTTGGCGTCCGTAGTGGGGTCGGTTTCGGGGCCGGTGATGGTGGTGGGTTCGGGATTGCCGTGGGGCCAGAGGGGGAGGGTGTACTGCTGGGCGCAGGCTGAGGCGGTGAGAGCGGCGCATGCCAGCAAGAGACGGGGCAGGGAGGTCATCAGAATCTCCTTGGAGCAGGTGTTCTTCGGGATGAAGCGAGCCGCCTTGGCTCAGCGCTATTGTTCGACGCAGAAAAGAAACAGAGCCGGATTATACCGAGACGACACGTGTTGCGGTTGCGGAGTCTGCTGGCCGCTAACCGGTGCCTCCGCGCGAGCTTTACCTTGCAGGTTTGGCGGAAGGTGCTTGCCTGTGTTGCCTCGGTGGTCTATGCTGCTCTTTATTTTGCGGCCAAAAGAAATAGGCCTCCGGAGTTTTTCATGCGCCCTTCGCAACGCTCCCTCCGCGCGCTTCTGCTTTCGTGCTGCTCCGGTGTTGCGGCTTTTGCGGTGGATGCGCATGAACTGATTGTGCTTTGCGCACCGCGGTTGACGTTTATCAGCTATGGGATTCCGGAGCGGGGGGACGCCAAATGGCTCGATCAGCAGGGGAGCTATATGGCGACCGTGGCGGCGCAGCCGGTCTATCGCCTGCTGGGGGCTCAGGATCTGGGTGTGACGGAAGACTACCGCACTGCGCAGATGCCGCCGGTCAATACAGGGCTGCTGGATGGGCAGTTGGCTTGGCGTCAGCATGATGGTGGACACACGGACGCGCCGAACATCAAGTACTTTCTGCAGTGGGCCGACAGGTGGGTGAAGCCGCCTGTCAGCCCACGCTGATTACCTGGCGGCGGGCGGCTCCGGAGCAGGGCGCGCCGGACGCACGGGGGGTGTGAGGTCGAAGCCGTTGACGCCCTTGTCGGCGTTGGGATCCATGGCGGCGAGGTCCGCGCGGAAGGTGACCGTGTTTGCGGTGGGGAAGGTTGGGGGAACGGGTTGGGTGACCTTGCCGGTCGCGGCCCACTCGACGCTGCGCTTGAAGATGACGACGGCATCGGTTGAGCTGAGCGCGAAGACGTCGTGTCCCCATGTGGTGTGGACGACGCGTCCCTTGCCGAACTGCGAGACCATGACCATGGGCTCATCGTCTCCGGTGCCGTGGTTCCTGGGGTCGGAGTAGGCGGTGGCGAGGACGGTCATCTTGCCGGGGCCGCGGAGGTTGGCGTAGAGCTCGTCGCCCTGGTGCATCCACGTTGCGGGAAGGCCGCGCATGATGGGGTGGGTGGTGTTGCGTGCGGTGACGAGGAAGGGAATGCGGTTTCCGTGGACACCGGCTCGTCCGGGCTTCTCGTCCTCGGTAAGGTTGCCGTCCTTCCAGATCCAGTGGGGGCCGGCTTCCTCGGTGCGTCCGCGCCATCCGCCGACACCGATCATGTCGTTATAGGCCTTCCATTTGGGAAAGGCGTTGTCGGCGGCGTGGACGGTGACGAGTCCTCCGCCGGCGTTCATGTACTTCTCAAACGATTCTTTGATCTGCGGAGACCAGCGTTCGTCGGGGGCATCGTAGTTGAGGACGATGACGCCGTACTTGCTCCAGTCGGGGTGAAACTGGCTGAAGTCGCCGCCCGCGGGAGGCGCGGTGAGGATATCGACGTCGAAGAGACCGGCCTCGTCGAGCTCCTTCTTGAGGACGGGCGTCTCGGCGGCCCACTTATGGTAGGAGGCGGCGCTCTCGCCATCGAGGATGAGGACATGGATCTTTTGCGCGGCCCACGCGGGCGATGCGAACAAGAATCCGGCTGCGAGTGTGAGTACGAACTTCTTCATGATGATCCTCCGTCACTGCCAGAAAGCGAATCGAAAAAGTAAGGGCCCGATGCGAACATCGGGCCCTCCAGGGTGATGGAAGCGGGTTAGAAGTTGAGGCGCAGGACGAACTCCATGGTGCGGGCATCGGTTGCGGTCGCTACCTGACCGAAGGTGCTTGCGCCAAGCGTCGAGTTCACGGTGAAGGGCGAGAGGTGATTGGGGACGTTGAACATCTCCGCGCGGAACTCTACACCAACTTTTTCAGCGACCTTGAAGTTCTTCTGGAGAGCGGCATCCCAGTTGTTGAACAGAGGTCCCTTGGTGTCGTCGTAGTGGAGATTGCCGTAGGTTCCCGCCGCCGGTGTTGCGAAGGCGTTGGGGTCGAGGTACTGCTTGCCGTTGCCGTTATGGACATAGCGGGGGCCGACCAGGTTGGGACGCTGGGCGACGCTGGCGGTGGTGACCAGGTTGCCGGCGACCGACTGTCCGGAGGCCTGGATGACGTTGATGGGCAGACCGTTGGCGATGCGGGTGAGGCCTGAGACCTGCCAGCCGCCTAGAGCCTGCTTGTACCACTCGTGCTCATGCTGCCAGAACGGGATGGGATAGACGTAGCTGGCGACGAAGATCTTGGGCTGGTTGAAGCTGGCCGGACCATAGTCGCCGGCAAGGTTGGTGCTGTCCTGCGGCTGGTAGTTGTAGGCGGAACCGTAGGTGAGCGACTGCGACCAGGTGTAGGAGAGGGTGACGAGACCACCGCTCTTGAAGCGGGTCTGCATGCGCGCCTGGAGCGAGTTGTAATTGGAGTGCGCACCGTTGGTGTACTGCAGGATCTCGCCGTATCCCTTGTAGGGCCGGAGAGCATTGCGTGCGATCCCGGGGTTTGCGGCTTCGGTGCCGGCTGCTCCCTGGTTGAGGTCCTTGAGCCAGGTGAGGTTCGTGGAACGCGAGCCGACGTAGTTCAGCTCCAGCGAGGTGTTGCTGAAGGCCTTCTGCTGGACGCCGATGCTGTAGTTGTGAATGCGTGGCGGGGCCAGGTTGCGGGCGGCCGAGTTGCTGATGTTGTTCGGCGCGGAGCTGTTGATGCCGATGCTGCCGAGGTTATCCGCATTGCCCGCGCTGGCCAGCGAAGCGACGGCGACGAAGGGCAACTGGGAGGCTGCGCCGTAGATGTAGTTTCCTTCGACGCGCTCGTAGGACATGCCGTACCCGGCGTGAACCACGGTCTCCTGCTTGCCGGTTACGTCGTAGGCGAATCCAACGCGCGGTGCGAAGGTGTTGTAGGTGTTGTTGATGATGCCGGCGGGCAGACCGTGGAAGAGCGCCTGGACCTGGGGATTGTTGTAGACCGCAGGCGCGACGACCTGCTTGGCCTTGTCGGAGAAGCCGTTGCCCGGCAGGATGAGGCCGTTGTAGGGAGCGGGCGCCGAGGTAATGAGACCGGTTGTGGGGTTGATGGTCGCGGCCTTGGTCGGATCGTAGTAGTTCGGGTCGAAGAAGGCGGTGTTACCGGGCCAGCTTGCGATGGGCGGCATGAACTGCCAGCGTAGACCGATGTTCGCGGTCAGACGGCGGTTCACGGTCCAGTCGTCCTGCACGTAGGTCTCGAACTGTGAGAAGCGCGCCTGGACCTGGGGCGTGTTGCTTCCCTCGGTGTAGCTGGCGAAGTTGCCATTGACGAGATTGGACAGGCTGGTGAAGGTAAAGGCACCGTTCAACTGCGGGGGCGCCGTCTGGTTCTTGCGAGCGCGCCAGAAGTAGGCGCCGATCTTGACGGAGTGGTTGCCGAGGATGCGGGAGAAGTCGTCCTTCAGCGCGTAGATGCGCTGGGAGTTATCGAACTGCCGCGGAGTGACGCCGGGGTTGCTGTAGTTGGTGATGGTGATCTGGGGGATGATGGGCGAGGCGTTGTAGAGCGTCGCATAGGTGAGTCCGAAGTCGGAACGGAGGATCTTGGCACCGGTGAACTGCGAGTTCGCACGGATGTTTCCACCCTCGTTGATGATGTTTCCGGAGTAGGAGCCAGTCGCAATGTTCACTGTCTTCGCGTTGAAGGTGTGAGTCCACTGCAGCGAGGAGGTCAGGCCGGGGATGGTGCGGTCATAGATGACGAAGTTGGTTGGATTGCCGACGTTCAGCACGTTGTCGTGCACGAAGTGACCGCTGATCTGGTTCTTCTCGTTCAGGTTGTAGTCGACCTTGACCAGGTACTCGGACTGGTTGTTGTTGCCGAGGCTGAGATAGCGGTAGTTGCCGCTGGGGTCGGTGAGGACGGTTGCGGCGAGGGCGCGGCCGGTTGCGGTGGAGCCTCCGGCGATGGCGGTCGCGATGGCCGCCGGCGTGGGGACGGTGATGTTCGTCACCGTGGAGGTGCGCAGGCGCTTGTACTCCTGGGCGGCGAAGAAGAAGAGCTTCTCGCGGCTGTCGTTGAAGAGGCCGGGGATCCAGACGGGACCACCGATGGTGTAGCCGAAGTCGTTGTAACGCAGCGGCGCCTTGACGGGCGTCTGGGTGGCGCTGAGCGGACGGAAGGGGTAGCCCTGCACGGCGTCGTTGCGGAGGTACTCATAGGCGCTGCCGTGGAAGTCGCGGCCGCCGCTCTTGATGGCCACCGAGACGGTTGCGCCGGAGGTGCCGCCGTAGCTGGCATCGTAGCTGGAGGCGACGTTGCGGAACTGCTGCAGGGAGTCGGGCGAGATATTGACGAAGTTGTTACCGCCGCCGCCGTTGTCCTTGTTGTCCACGCCGTCGATGAAGAAGTTCGCGGAGTCGGTGCGGATGCCGTTGACGGACTGTGAGTTTCCGTTGACGCCGTAGGTGCCGAAGATGGCGAAGCCGCTGGCCACGGTCTGCGAGACACCCGGCTGGAGGGTCAACAACTGGACGTAGTTGCGGCCATTCAACTGGATCTGGGTGGCTTCCGTGCTGGTGACGAGGCCGCCGATCTCGGCGGTGGTGGTCTGGATGGTGAGCGAATCGGCCTTGACTTCAATGGATTCGCCCACCTGTCCGACCGCCAACTGGACCATGACGGCGGGTTTTGCTCCGACGTCGACGGCGACGCCATTGGTCACGGCCTTCTTGAAGCCCTGCATGGTGGTGGTGATGGTGTAGGTTCCGACGGGCAGGTTCAGCACGACGTAGAAGCCGTCCCCATTGCTCTGCACGGTGCGGCTGAGGCCGGTGGCGGCGTTGGTGACGGTGATTGTTGCGCCGACGACCGCGGCTCCTGTGGGATCGGTGACCGTTCCGCTGATTTGTTGGCTGTCTACTGCCTGGGCATAGACGACAGAGGTGGAAGCGCATGCCATGACGATGGCGGTCAAAAATAGGTGTTTCATGTCTTGCCTCCAGAAGCACTTCAACGTTGACTCAACTCAGCCGTTCGCGCCTCCGACCAGTCAGATTTGGACCACCCGTGAGAGGAGGGTTCAAGAGGATGCAAGCGAAACCGTGTTTTTTAGTCGTCGCAAAATATATGGAGGCCGTACACCACTGTCAAGGGAAAATCGTCACAAGTATTGTGGGCGTCATTGGATTTCTTGGGGGAGAACCTGTGTTTATGACAGGCGAATCCCCGCCGAGGGCTGCGCGTACGGATTTATTTACCGAGCGAAATATAAATCCGCGGTGCGAAGGAGAGAGGCGTTCCCGGGCGATCCGAAGGTGTTTTCCACGGGGCTGGACGATCACGGCGGCGGAAGGTGCCACGGCTTTCCGTCGAAGCCCTTTTGCGCGCGCTAGGAGACGTGGTTTGGCCATCGCTCATGCCTCTTCGGGAGGAAGATCGTGTGCGAAGAGGGAGCGAGTTTTGCGGGCCGCGTGCAGGCGAGGGTTTTGTTTCGAAGTCATGCCCGAGGCGTGCGAGGATGGACCGTGGAGAAAGCACAGAGACCGGTGCGCCAGCGCGGGGTGTGGACTTGGAGATGTGGTGTGATGGTCGGGGCGGAGAGATTCGAACTCCCGACCCTCTGCTCCCAAAGCAGATGCGCTACCAGGCTGCGCTACGCCCCGACTGGTTCGATTTTAGCCTAAATCTGCCTCTACCAGCTTATCCGATGCAGATCGGCACCAATCGCTTGTCCAAGATGCAGCAGAATCCAGCCGAGCGCGAGAACGGGCAGAATCAGCAAAAGCGCCAGGGTGACGCAGAGCACGGCGAGAAAGAGCCAGCTCTTCTGCTTCTGCCGTACCGGCTCCTGCAGGCTTCCTGTCAGGAGGGCGTAGTTTCTGCGGTTGGCCTTCCAGCCGATGTCGAAGAGGTTTCCCAGCACGGGCACGGCCCCAACGGCGGCTTCAATGCCCACGTTCACGACCATCCGCGTGATCGTCACGTAGGAAACGCCGCGCAGCCAGGCCGCGATGATGATGATGCAGGAGGCGACACCCCCGGCGATATCGCCAAAACCGGGGATAAAGCCAATGATGCCGTCGAGCCCGAACCGGATCGTCGTCCCCGGGATTTTGAAGTAGTCGTCCAACAGATGCGACAGGAAATCCAGGTTTTCGTCGCTCGCCAGACCTCCCGCCCGCTTCATGCGCGGAGAGAGAATCTCGGGTTTCACTGCAGGAATCATGGAGTCAGCCCTTCCTTCTCTCAGTACGATGCGCCAAATCGTCCGGGAATGCTATAATCAGGTTATTGTGGCGGCTATAGTTCAGTGGCAGAACGCCGCTCTGTGGCAGCGGATGTCGTGGGTTCGAAACCCACTAGCCGCCCCAAAAAACCTCTCAGGCGGGATTTCGTGGGATTCCGGCCCAATAGCACCTCTTTACTCAGCGAGCTCGCATGAGTGACGCGCCCTCAAAGGTTCTGGCCGGCACCTCCGGCTGGGCCTATCCCACGTGGAAACCGGGGTTTTACCCGGCCGGTACCTCCGCGAAGAAGTTTCTCGGGTTCTATGCCTCCCAGTTGAACTCGGTTGAGGTGAACTACACCTTCCGCACGCTGCCCACGGGTGCGATGCTCGACGGCTGGCTTGCGGCGACGCCCAGCGATTTCCGCTTCAGCTTCAAGGCGCCGCAAGGCATTACGCACTTCAAGCGACTGCGCGACTGTGCCGCAGCCGTGGACGAGTTTCTGATCGCGCTCGAGCCGGTGCGCGAAGCCGGCAAACTAGGCCTGCTCTTCTTCCAGCTTCCACCCAACTTCAAAGCCGATGCTGAACGTCTTGCGTCTTTCCTCAGCATGCCCTCCCTTGCCGGGAGGCAGCTTGTGTTTGAGTTTCGGCACGAGTCCTGGTTTACCGATGCGACCTATCAGGTGCTCGCGGCGAGCCATGCAGCCCTGTGTGTCGCGGAGTCCGATGACCTCGCTACGCCCGAGGTTCATCCCGCGCCGGGGCTTGCGTGCTTTCGTCTGCGCCGCACCGGAGGCTACACCCCCGAGGAGCTCAAAGCCTTCGCCACGCGCTTCCGGGACCTTGCCAAAACGCGTGAGGTCTACGCCTACTTCCGCCATGAAGACGAGCCAACCGGCCCGCTGAATGCGGCCTCGCTCCTGCAGACGCTCGGGGCCCGCGGATGAAGCCAGCCTTCACGCCGAGGCCGTTTACGCCTCGCCGCTGGCTCACGAACGGCCACCTCCAAACGATTGTCGGCAATTTCCTGCCGCGTACGGACAAGTTGCCGCCGGCGGAGGCTGTGTACGTTGTCGTCTCCCCGGGTGCCGACACGCAAATCGCCAGCCAGGTGCTCTGCCACTGCCACTGGCAGCCGGAGGCTGTGCGCGCGGAGCGGCTGACGGTCATCCTGTTGCATGGTCTTGAGGGCTCGTCGAACTCGCAATACGTTGTCGGCAACGCGAACAAGCTCTTCGCCGCGGGGATGAACGTCGTCCGGATGAATATGCGGAACTGCGGCGGCACCGAGCGCCTCTCGCCCACGCTGTATCACTCCGGTCTGTCGGGCGATGTGCGCGCCGTCATGAACCTTTTCCTTGTCCGCGAGCGCCTCGAACGCGTGGCGCTCGTCGGCTACTCCATGGGTGGGAATCTGGTGCTCAAGCTGGCTGGGGAGCTCGGCAACGAGGCACCGCCGCAGCTTCGCGCCGTCGTCGGCGTCTCCCCTGCAGTCGATCTCGGGCCGTCCGCGGACCTTCTGCACGCGCCGGTCAACCGTCTGTACGAGCGGCGCTTTCTCAAGGCTCTTCGGCGGCGTTTCCGGATGAAGGCCATGCTCTTCCCGCGCGTCTTCGACCCGTCGAAGGCTGACGCGCTCGACTCGCTGCGCGACTTCGACGATCGCATCACGGCGCTCTACTCCGGCTTCCAAAGCGCGGACGACTACTACTACCGTGCCGCTGCTGCGCGCGTCCTCGACCGCATCGCGGTGCCCACGCTCATTCTCCATGCGTGCGACGATCCGTTCGTGGTCATCACGGACGAGTCCCGCGCCAAGCTGGCCGCGAACGCCTGCATCACGCTCCTGGAACCCGCCCACGGAGGCCACTGCGCCTTCCTCGCCACACCCGATCCCACGCGCAACGACGACGGTTACTGGGCCGAGACAACCCTGCTCGCCTTTCTGCGGAGCGCGGCAGGGTAGGGAATTGCCTCGATAGCTGCGATAATGGACGGATGCTTGCTGAGTGGTCCGCAGAATGCGCAGCCGACGATCCCGTGCTAGTCGTCCCCTGGCAGGACCCCAACGGGCCTGCGGCCTTCGTCGATCTCCGCCTCAACCCCTACGACTTCGACCAGCTTCCCGAGGCGGAGCAGTACCCCTCGCTGATGCAGGCTCTTCGCGCACTCAACGCGCCGCGCTCGCCGGTGTTTACCGCGAAATGCGATGCCTGGGTGATGAGCAGGGAGGAGGTCGAAACGCTGGAGCTGAACCTGGATATGGCGCTCGACACGGCCGATCTGCTGACCGGTTTTGCGACGTACATCGACCTGGTGTGGCGCGACCGGACGAGCTTTGCCTCGTTCCATCAGCAGAGCCAGCTTCTGCATAAGCTCACGCGTCTGGCTGCCGCGCTGGACCAGCCGTACGCGGGGCTCGACTGCATCATCCGCCCGGCGTTCGTGGATCTTGCAGGCCCGCAGGAGGGCTTTGCGGTCAGCGTTTATGTCCGTGCCCTTGGTTCCGACATCCACACGGCGGAGGAGAACTGGGGAGCCGCGCTCGAGTCCGTGGTCTCGCTGCTGCGCAGCCGCGACTTCGCGCCAAGCTAGCGTAACGCGGCAAACTTCGATGTTCACGGACGCCGCACCCCGCTACAATAAGACTCGCGGGCGAGTAGCTCAATCGGATAGAGCACCAGCCTTCTAAGCTGGGGGTTGCAGGTTCGATCCCTGCCTCGCCTACCACCCTTATCAATCAATGAGTTGCGTGGGTTCCTGTCCTGCTCGAAATAGTACAGGCCGGGGCTCATGACGGCAAGGTCTAGAGTGTCGCTTTCCCTGAGAATGAGGTCCGGGCATCCGCCGATCACAAGAGTCTCAGCAGCGGTTCACATACTGATTTATT
This window harbors:
- a CDS encoding ThuA domain-containing protein; protein product: MKKFVLTLAAGFLFASPAWAAQKIHVLILDGESAASYHKWAAETPVLKKELDEAGLFDVDILTAPPAGGDFSQFHPDWSKYGVIVLNYDAPDERWSPQIKESFEKYMNAGGGLVTVHAADNAFPKWKAYNDMIGVGGWRGRTEEAGPHWIWKDGNLTEDEKPGRAGVHGNRIPFLVTARNTTHPIMRGLPATWMHQGDELYANLRGPGKMTVLATAYSDPRNHGTGDDEPMVMVSQFGKGRVVHTTWGHDVFALSSTDAVVIFKRSVEWAATGKVTQPVPPTFPTANTVTFRADLAAMDPNADKGVNGFDLTPPVRPARPAPEPPAAR
- a CDS encoding DUF4112 domain-containing protein → MIPAVKPEILSPRMKRAGGLASDENLDFLSHLLDDYFKIPGTTIRFGLDGIIGFIPGFGDIAGGVASCIIIIAAWLRGVSYVTITRMVVNVGIEAAVGAVPVLGNLFDIGWKANRRNYALLTGSLQEPVRQKQKSWLFLAVLCVTLALLLILPVLALGWILLHLGQAIGADLHRISW
- a CDS encoding YheT family hydrolase encodes the protein MKPAFTPRPFTPRRWLTNGHLQTIVGNFLPRTDKLPPAEAVYVVVSPGADTQIASQVLCHCHWQPEAVRAERLTVILLHGLEGSSNSQYVVGNANKLFAAGMNVVRMNMRNCGGTERLSPTLYHSGLSGDVRAVMNLFLVRERLERVALVGYSMGGNLVLKLAGELGNEAPPQLRAVVGVSPAVDLGPSADLLHAPVNRLYERRFLKALRRRFRMKAMLFPRVFDPSKADALDSLRDFDDRITALYSGFQSADDYYYRAAAARVLDRIAVPTLILHACDDPFVVITDESRAKLAANACITLLEPAHGGHCAFLATPDPTRNDDGYWAETTLLAFLRSAAG
- a CDS encoding DUF72 domain-containing protein, producing MSDAPSKVLAGTSGWAYPTWKPGFYPAGTSAKKFLGFYASQLNSVEVNYTFRTLPTGAMLDGWLAATPSDFRFSFKAPQGITHFKRLRDCAAAVDEFLIALEPVREAGKLGLLFFQLPPNFKADAERLASFLSMPSLAGRQLVFEFRHESWFTDATYQVLAASHAALCVAESDDLATPEVHPAPGLACFRLRRTGGYTPEELKAFATRFRDLAKTREVYAYFRHEDEPTGPLNAASLLQTLGARG
- a CDS encoding carboxypeptidase-like regulatory domain-containing protein, with protein sequence MKHLFLTAIVMACASTSVVYAQAVDSQQISGTVTDPTGAAVVGATITVTNAATGLSRTVQSNGDGFYVVLNLPVGTYTITTTMQGFKKAVTNGVAVDVGAKPAVMVQLAVGQVGESIEVKADSLTIQTTTAEIGGLVTSTEATQIQLNGRNYVQLLTLQPGVSQTVASGFAIFGTYGVNGNSQSVNGIRTDSANFFIDGVDNKDNGGGGNNFVNISPDSLQQFRNVASSYDASYGGTSGATVSVAIKSGGRDFHGSAYEYLRNDAVQGYPFRPLSATQTPVKAPLRYNDFGYTIGGPVWIPGLFNDSREKLFFFAAQEYKRLRTSTVTNITVPTPAAIATAIAGGSTATGRALAATVLTDPSGNYRYLSLGNNNQSEYLVKVDYNLNEKNQISGHFVHDNVLNVGNPTNFVIYDRTIPGLTSSLQWTHTFNAKTVNIATGSYSGNIINEGGNIRANSQFTGAKILRSDFGLTYATLYNASPIIPQITITNYSNPGVTPRQFDNSQRIYALKDDFSRILGNHSVKIGAYFWRARKNQTAPPQLNGAFTFTSLSNLVNGNFASYTEGSNTPQVQARFSQFETYVQDDWTVNRRLTANIGLRWQFMPPIASWPGNTAFFDPNYYDPTKAATINPTTGLITSAPAPYNGLILPGNGFSDKAKQVVAPAVYNNPQVQALFHGLPAGIINNTYNTFAPRVGFAYDVTGKQETVVHAGYGMSYERVEGNYIYGAASQLPFVAVASLASAGNADNLGSIGINSSAPNNISNSAARNLAPPRIHNYSIGVQQKAFSNTSLELNYVGSRSTNLTWLKDLNQGAAGTEAANPGIARNALRPYKGYGEILQYTNGAHSNYNSLQARMQTRFKSGGLVTLSYTWSQSLTYGSAYNYQPQDSTNLAGDYGPASFNQPKIFVASYVYPIPFWQHEHEWYKQALGGWQVSGLTRIANGLPINVIQASGQSVAGNLVTTASVAQRPNLVGPRYVHNGNGKQYLDPNAFATPAAGTYGNLHYDDTKGPLFNNWDAALQKNFKVAEKVGVEFRAEMFNVPNHLSPFTVNSTLGASTFGQVATATDARTMEFVLRLNF